The genomic DNA TTGAATCGCTTTTTTAATATTATTTATTTGTTTCAGGTGGATATTTGGTCATAATCTTAGCAACAAATTCTTTTATTCTAGCTTCTTTTTTATCAATATTAGAAGAGTTTGTTAGGTAACCTTGACCTTTACCTTGCCAAATCAATTCTTTTTTAGAAGCATCTATTAAATCTATATATAAAGAACCTTGAGTAGATGTGCTAACAGAGGTCCTATTAAAACCATTGTTCCAATACCAAGGGCTCCAACCCCAACCATAACCATATGGTCCAAAACCATTATTGTAAACATTAACTTGTTCTCTAGATTTTGTAAAAATACTTACTAATAAATCTGGATTTTCAGATTTTGTAAATCCTTTAGCAATCATTTCGGCTTCAATAGCTCTAAGAATTCGGCGTTTATCTAAGTCGCTTATCTCGGCTTTATCAATTCCAGTTTTGAAGAAGGCAAACGTTTTGTAAGAATCAAAATCTGCATTTTTATCATAATCTGAAGCTACTCGAACTGAAGTACACGAGCTAACTACTACAAGAAGTAGTAAAATAGGTAGAGTTTTTAATAATTTCATCTTTTTTAATTTTTATAAAGTTATAACGAGTCTATAATAGCATCATCTACATTATTAGGTAATGTGACTTTTAAATTAGGCTCGCTATCCATTGCACGTTTAATGGCAAAAATAGCACCTTCATTTCTTGCCCAACTTCGTCTTGAAATTCCGTTGTTTACATCCCAGAATAACATTGATTTTAAGCGAGTTGATGCTTCTTTACTACCATCAAGAACCATACCAAAACCACCATTAATAACTTCTCCCCAACCAACGCCACCACCGTTGTGAATACTTACCCAGGTTGCACCACGAAAACTATCTCCTATTACATTTTGTATTGCCATATCTGCTGTAAAGCGTGAGCCATCATAAATATTACTGGTTTCGCGATATGGAGAATCTGTACCAGAAACATCATGGTGATCACGGCCTAAAATAACAGTACCTATTTCACCTTTTGCAATAGCTTGATTAAAAGCTTCGGCTATTTTTGCTCTACCTTCGGCATCTGCATAAAGTATTCTAGCTTGAGAACCTACTACTAATTTGTTTTCTTGAGCTCCTTTTATCCATTGAATGTTATCTGCCATTTGTTGTTGGATTTCTTCTGGAGAGTTTTGTTTTATTTCCTCTAAAATAGCACAAGCAATAGCATCAGTTTTTGCTAAATCTTCAGGTTTACCTGAAGCACAAACCCAACGAAAAGGACCAAAGCCATAATCAAAGCACATTGGTCCCATAATATCTTGAACATAGCTTGGGTATTTAAAATCTACTCCATTATCTGCCATAATATCTGCACCAGCACGAGACGCTTCTAATAAAAAAGCATTACCATAATCGAAAAAATAAGTACCTTTTGCAGTGTGTTTATTTATTGCTTTAGCATGACGACGTAATGTTTTTTGAACTTCGGCTTTAAAGGCTTCAGGATTATTTGCCATCATATCATTTGCTTCTTCAAAAGACAAACCTACTGGGTAATAACCACCAGCCCAAGGATTGTGAAGAGATGTTTGGTCGCTTCCTAAATCTATGTGTATGTTCTCTTCGTCAAATTTTTCCCAGACGTCTACAATATTTCCTAAATATGCAATAGATATAGTTTCTTTGTTAGCTTTCGCTTTATTAACACGCGTTACTAATTCATCTAAATTGGTTATTTTTTCGTTTATCCAACCTTGATCTAAGCGAACTTGTGTTATTTTTGGGTTTACTTCTGCACAAACTGTAATACAACCAGCAATATTTCCTGCTTTAGGTTGTGCGCCAGACATACCACCTAATCCAGAGGTAACAAATAAATTTCCTTTTGGTTCTTTTTTAATTTTTCTAAAACCGTTTAAAACAGTAATTGTTGTACCGTGAACTATACCTTGTGGGCCAATATACATATAGCTTCCCGCAGTCATTTGTCCATATTGTGTAACACCTAAAGCATTAAATTTCTCCCAATCGTCTGGTTGAGAATAATTAGGTATCATCATTCCGTTTGTAACAACTACTCGTGGTGCATTGTTGTGAGATGGAAATAATCCCATTGGATGTCCAGAATACATAACCAATGTTTGTTCGTCATTCATTTCGGCTAAATACTTCATTGTTAATCTGTATTGCGCCCAATTAGAAAACACACCACCATTACCGCCATAAGTAATAAGTTCGTGAGGATGTTGAGCAACAGCATAATCTAAATTATTTTGAATCATTAACATGATTGCTGCCGCTTGTTTAGATTTTGCAGGATACTCTTCTATTGGTCTGGCGTACATTTTATAATCTGGACGCAAACGGTACATATAGATTCTTCCGTAATTATCTAATTCGTTTTTAAACTCTTTTATTAATGTTTTATGGTGTTTTTTGTCAAAGTACCTAAGCGCATTTCGTAGTGCAAGTATTTCTTCTTCTTTAGTAAGAATAGCTTTTCGTTTAGGTGCGTGGTTTATATCTTTTTCGTAAGGTTTAAAAGCAGGTAATTGCTCTGGAATACCTTCTAGAATTTGTGTTTTAAAAGTTGAGTTCATTTGTGTTAACTCTTTTTATTAGTGGAATTAGTGTTTTTATTATAACCGTATGGGCAATGCCTACAACCGCTTTCACAACAATAACCTCTTTTTAAATGGTATTGCTCTGTAAAGCACCTGTAGCCTTCTGGCGTTAAGTAATAATCGCCGTCTTCTAATGGAATATATTTCTTCATTTCTCACAAAGATAATGTAAATTGGAGTGATTTTTGAAACCATTAAATCATGATATTATTTTCTAAATATTTAGTGCCTAAAGGTTATACAGGAATAACAATTTATCCGTTTGTTTTTTTAAGAAGTAAACGGTTTAAAAATGATGTTGTATTAATTAATCATGAAAAAATACATTTAAAGCAGCAACAGGAATTATTGGTGCTACCGTTTTACTTAATTTACTTAACAGAATTTGTTGTAAGGTTTTGCATTTACCAAAATTGGTTTAAAGCTTATAGAAATATCTCTTTTGAAAGAGAAGCGTATTACAACCAAACCAATTTAAATTATTTAAAAACAAGATCGTTTTGGAGATTTACGCATTATTTTTGCAAGAATGATATTTGATTTAGAAAACGTATTAAATAAAAAAATAATTACTAAAAACGCTTTAAATGTAGAAGTTCATTTAAAACGTGAAGACACTATACACCCAATTATTTCTGGAAACAAATACAGAAAATTAAAATATAATTTAAAAGAAGCCAAACAACAAAATAAAAATACTGTTGTCACATTTGGTGGAGCCTACTCAAACCATATTGCCGCTGTTGCAGCTGCAGGAAAAGTGTATGGTTTTAAAACAATAGGAGTAATAAGAGGTGAAGAAATTAAAGATAAATTAGAGCGTAATGCTACTTTAAAGTATGCAAAATCTTGTGGCATGACTTTTAAATTTATTAGTAGATTAGAATTTAGAAATAAAAATGAATTTTATTTTATAGAAAATTTAAAAAATGAATTTGGAGATTTTTATAATATTCCAGAAGGTGGCACTAACGCTTTAGCTATAAAAGGTTGTGAAGAGATTTTAACACAAGACGATTTTAAATTTAATTACGTCTGCACATCTGTAGGAACAGGAGGAACAGTTGCAGGAATAATAAATAGTACAAAACCTAATCAGCAAGTTTTAGGTTTTTCGGCTTTAAAAGGCGATTTTTTAAGAGAAGATATTAGTAAATTTGCAAAACAAGATAACTGGAAGTTAATTACTAATTATCATTTTGGTGGTTATGCCAAAATAAATGAAGAGCTAATAACGTTTATTAATACATTTAAAGCTATTAATAATATACAGTTAGATCCTATTTATACAGGAAAAATGCTTTTTGGAATCCAAGATTTAATTGAAAAAAAATATTTTCCGGAAGGTTCAAAAATTTTAGCAATTCATACTGGAGGTCTACAAGGCATTCAAGGTATGAATGAAAGACTAAAACAAAAAGGGTTACCAATAATAAAATAAATTAATGAAAAAAATAATATTACTACTGTGTTTATCACTATTTATAGCTAGTTGTGGCTCTAAAAAAAGAGTTGTTACAAGTAAATCTAAAACAAAAAAAGAGCGTGTTGTAAAAAAACCACGTAAAAGAAAAGAAGTTAAAGTTACATCAGAACCAGCACCTAAGCCTGTAGTAATTGAAGATACACCAGAAGTATATAACTCACCAACCGAAGAGTATATTGCCATTTATAGTGATATAGCAAAAGATGAAATGAAAAGCTACGGTATTCCTGCAAGTATAACCTTAGCTCAAGGCATATTAGAATCTGGATCTGGAAAAGGACGTTTATCTACAGAAGCTAATAATCATTTTGGTATAAAATGTCACTCTGGTTGGACTGGAGGAAAAATTTATCATGATGATGATGCGAGCCAGGAATGTTTTAGAAAATATAAAAATTCAAAATATTCTTTTAGAGATCATTCTTTATTTTTAAAAGAAAGAAAACGTTATTCAGATTTATTTAACCTTCAAAAAGATGATTATGAAGGTTGGGCAAAAGGATTAAGAAAAGCAGGTTATGCAACAGATAGAAAATACCCTCAAAAATTAATAAGCCTAATAGAACGTTACCAGTTATATAGATTTGATAATGAGGTTTTAGGGAAAGATAATGGTGTAAACGAAAAACATATTGTTGTAGCAGGTGATACACTATATTCACTGGCCAAAAAATATAACCTAACTGTAGAAACATTAAAAAGTTTAAATGGGTTAGAAAATAATTCACTTTTTGTTGGCCAGATACTTTATGTAAAACCTTTACCAAAAGATTAAAAATTTATGATTTATAAACGAAGTAGTTCACTTTTTTTAGAAGCAGAAAAAGTGATTCCTGGTGGAGTAAACTCTCCAGTAAGAGCCTTTAAAGCCGTTGGTGGAACACCAATATTTGTAGAAAAAGCAAAAGGCGCATATTTGTATGATGAAGATGGAAACCAATTAATAGATTATATTAATTCTTGGGGACCAATGATTCTTGGTCATGCTTTTAAGCCAGTAGTAGATGCTGTAATTGAAAAAGCTAAAAAAGGAACCTCGTTTGGAATGCCAACCGAGATAGAAACAAAAATTGCAGAATTAGCAGTTTCTATGGTTCCAAATATAGATAAAATTCGTTTTGTAAATTCTGGTACAGAAGCTTGTATGAGCGCTGTAAGATTAGCAAGAGGTTTTACTAATAAAGACAAAATAATAAAATTCGCCGGTTGTTATCACGGGCATAGCGATTCATTTTTAATACAAGCAGGAAGTGGAGCTGTAACTTTTGGCTCACCTAACAGTCCAGGCGTTACAAAAGGAACAGCAAAGGATACTTTATTAGCAAAATACAACGACTTAGACAATGTTAAAGCATTAATTGAAGCTAATAAAAATGAAATAGCTTGTATAATAATTGAACCAGTTGCAGGAAATATGGGATGCATTCCACCTAAAAAAGGCTTTTTAGAAGGATTACGTACATTATGCGATGCTAATGATATTTTGCTAATATTTGATGAGGTCATGACTGGTTTTCGTTTAGCAAAAGGTGGCGCACAAGAATTATATAATATTAAGGCAGATATTGTTTGTTTTGGTAAAGTAATTGGTGGTGGTTTACCTGTTGGAGCTTTTGCGGCAAGAAATGAAATAATGAATTATTTAGCACCGCTTGGTCCTGTTTATCAGGCAGGAACATTAAGTGGTAATCCTTTAGCAATGGCAGCAGGTTTAGCCATGTTAACAACATTAAATACAGATACAGAAGTATTTAATAGATTAGCACAAAAAACCGAATATCTACATAAAGGTATTGCAAAGGTTTTAAACAAATTAAATATAACACATACTATTAATAGAGTAGGTTCAATGATTTCTGTACACTTTAGCGAAACCGAAGTCGTTGATTTTGATACTGCAGCAAAAGGAAATAATAATACATTTAAAAACTTTTTTCACGGTATGCTTAATAATGGTGTTTATATTGCACCAAGCGCCTTTGAAACTTGGTTTATAACAGATGCATTAACCTACGAAGATTTAGATAATACAATTCTAGCCTGCGAAAACGTTTTTAAATAAAACTTTAAGTATAGAGCAAAAAAAAGCGATTCAATATTAATTGAATCGCTTTTTTTATAAGAGATAAAAACTATCTCTGTTGTTTTACTTGAGAAGCACTTTTGCTTTGTAATTGTGTTTCTTCTTTATCTATTTCTAATTGCTCTGTAATAATTAAATATCTTTGAAAACGGTCTTCTCCAAGAGCACTTTTAATATTTTGTTGTAATGTTTTACTAGTTTCTAAAGTTGCATTTTTGTATTGTGCAGTATTTTTAGAAAGGTTCTCATTTATAGACAACATTTTGTTTTCATACTGTTGGTATGCTAAATATACTTTCTCCATAGTCGAATCATCAAACTTAAGTTGAGAGCGTAACTCTTTAGCTTTAGTAGTAGCCTTTTGGTCAACCTTTACATTATTTTGCGCAAATGCAGTTTGCGTTCCAATAAGCATAGTAAAAGCGAATAGGCATAAAGTAATTACTTTTTTCATTATTAATTTATTATTAGTTATTTACTCAAAGTAAAGCTATTTAGATAAAATTAGCAAATAAAAAAGCACAGATTAAAAAACCTGTGCTTTTTAAGTAACCAAATTAACAATTAATCATTATCCTCGTTGTGTTTTTCTCCACGACGTTTTTTCTTATGTTTATTAGCTTTTTTGCGCTTTCCCATTCTTTGCTTTTTTTCTGTCATGGTAGTCCACTTTTCGTATTGAGATTCATTAAGAATGCTTTTCATTTCTCTTTTAGTAGCAATTTTGTGGTCTAACATCTCGTTTTGTCTCTTTAATCGCTCTTCTTGAGAAGGTTTTTCATTCTTTTCTTTAGCAGCTTCTCTATCTTTACGAGCTTCAATACGTCGTTTTGCATTATCAAGATTTAGCTTTGCAACTTTTTTTTGCTGCGCATCAGATAAATCTAAAGCCAAAACCATTTTTTTAGTTTGTATTTGGGCTAAATCTTCAGCATTTAAATTATTTAATCTTTCTTTTTTCATCGCTAAGCGATCATCTTTTTTGTTTTGAGCATTTAGTCCAAATGTAACTAATGCTAAAGCTATAATTATTACCTTTTTCATCGTTTATGTTTTTTAAATTCAACATTATTAGGACACTGTAATTTTAGAAAGGTTTAATTATGTTATAGTTTTTAAGTGTTTTTTAACATCTAAATGTTTTTTAAAAAGGCTTATATTTGAGGATAACTAATCTTTTTAAAATGAAAAAAATAAACTATTTATTATTAATAGTATTCACAATTTTATCATGTAAAAACGATAAAAGCAAAGCAGAAACTAAAGATGTTTCTCCTCAAAATACAGCAATGGAAACAAAACTTGATAAATATGTAAGCGTTAAATTAACTGCAGATTTAAGTGTACTTTCAGAAAATGAAAAACAAATGTTGCCTTTATTAATAGATGCTGCAAATAAAATGAACGATCTATTTTGGTATGAGTCTTATGGTGATCAAGATTTATTATTAACAAGTATTAAAGATGAAGCTACAAAAGCGTTTGTGAAAATTAATTATGGACCTTGGGATAGGTTAGATAACAACAAACCATTTGTAGAAGGTATAGGAGAGAAGCAAAAAGGAGCAAACTTTTACCCAAAAGATATAACAAAGGAAGAGTTTGAAAACGCAAGCATGGAAAACAAATCGAGTATTTATAACTTTGTTAGAAGAGATAAAGAAGGAAATTTATACACTATACCATACCACGAACAATTCAAGGAAGAAGTTAAAGAGGTGTCTAATTTATTAATTGAAGCATCTAGATTAGCTGAAGATAAAGGATTAAAAAAATATTTAGAGTTAAGAGCTGAAGCCTTATTAGATGATAATTATCAACAAAGCGACCTTGCCTGGATGGATATGAAAAACAATACTTTAGATATTGTTATTGGCCCAATAGAAACTTACGAAGACCAATTATTTGGAAATAAAGCAGCACATGAAGGTTATGTGTTAATTAAAGATCAAGCATGGAGTGAAAAATTAGAAAAATTCAGCAGTTTCTTACCAGAATTACAAAAAGGACTACCTGTTGGCGATAAATATAAAACTGAGAAACCAGGAACAGATAGCGATTTAAATGCATATGATGTTGTTTTCTATGCAGGAGATTGTAATGCGGGAAGTAAAACCATTGCTATTAACCTACCAAATGATGAAGAGGTACAATTAGAAAAAGGAACAAGAAGATTGCAATTAAAAAATGCAATGCAAGCAAAATTTGATAAAATTTTAATGCCAATCTCAAAGGTATTAATAGATGAAAGTCAAAGACAGCACATTACATTTGATGCCTTTTTTGAAAATACAATGTTTCATGAAGTTGCACATGGATTAGGAATAAAAAATACAATTAATGGAAAAGGTACAGTTAGAACCGCATTAAAAGAATATGCTAGTGCTTTAGAGGAAGGAAAAGCAGATATTTTAGGACTTTATATGGTGGAGCAATTACATAGTAAAGGAGAATTAACTAACGATTTAAAAGACAATATGGTTACATTTATGGCAGGAATATTTAGGTCTGTTAGATTTGGAGCTTCTAGTGCACACGGTAAAGCAAATATGATAAGGTTTAACTTTTTTAAACAAATGGGAGCTTTTTCAAGAAACGAAAATGGAACTTATAAGGTTAATTTTTCTAAAATGGAATTAGCTATGCAAACACTTTCTGAGGTGATTTTAAATTACCAAGGAGATGGTGATTATGATGGCGTAGCCAAATTTGTTTCAAATTACGGGAATATAGGAGAAGTACTACAAAATGATTTAAATAGATTAAGTGATGCAAATATTCCTGTAGATGTTGTTTTTGAACAAGGAAAAGCCGTTTTAGGTTTAAAATAATGTTAGAAGGTTTACATTTTAAAATATAATAAAATAGCTGCCTTATTTAAAACCCATACATAGCATAGCTTACTCTTATATAATTAAATAATTTATTTATGAATACAAATCAAATATTAACGACTCTAATAATAGTATTTGTTATATATTTTATTTTTGTAAACATTAAAATTGTAATAAAAATTAAACAGTCTAGAGAAGCCGGAATTAAATTGTATAAGAAGAACTGGTATTATAAATTTTTATCCAGATACTTTATAAAAAATTTGCCTTCTTAATTTTATTATAGAGATAAAAAAAAGCATACATTTTTTAATGTATGCTTTTTTATTTTATAAGTTTAATAGTAACTATACTATTTCTACAAATAAGCCATCATCAGTTTTGTTCACTTTAGCAACGCCAAGTTTAGTTAAACCTTTAATGGTTTTATCCCATTTTTTATTGCTTAATCCAGATTGACTTTTTAATTCATTTAAATCAATAGGAGTATTTTTTTTCAGGATTTCGAAAACTGTTTTTTCCTCTTCACTCATAGGTATAGCTTTTTTCTCTGGTCTCATTTGTGGGAAAAATAACACTTCTTGTATAGATTGATTGTTAGTTAAAAACATAATTAATCTATCCATACCAATACCCATTCCAGATGTTGGAGGCATACCATATTCTAATGCACGTAAAAAATCGTGATCAATAAATTCAGTAGCTTCATCATCTCCTTTTTGAGCTAATTTTAATTGGTGTTCAAAACGTTCGCGTTGGTCTATTGGGTCGTTAAGCTCAGAATATGCATTAGCAATTTCTTTACCGCAAACCATTAATTCAAAACGTTCTGTAAGTTCTGGGTTATCCCTATGTTCTTTACAAAGTGGGCTCATTTCTTTTGGGTAATCTGTAATAAATGTAGGTTGTATATAATTACCTTCACATTTTTCACCAAAAATTTCATCTATAAGTTTTCCTTTACCCATAGTAGCATCTACCGCTATACCCATATCTTTTGCAGCAGTTCTAATTTCATCTTCGGTTTTTCCTGTAATATCAAAACCAGTAAATTCTTTAATAGAATCTGCCATTGTAATACGTTTATATGGCGCTTTAAAGTTTACTTTATGTTCGCCAAATGTAGCTTCGCTAGTTCCGTTTACAGCAATAGCACAATGCTCTAAAAGTTTTTCGCAAAAATCCATCATCCAGTTGTAGTCTTTATAAGCTACATAAATTTCCATTGCTGTAAATTCAGGATTATGGGTTCTATCCATACCTTCATTTCTAAAGTTTTTAGAAAATTCATAAACACCATCAAAACCACCAACAATTAATCGTTTTAGGTATAACTCGTTAGCAATACGCATATATAATGGTATGTCTAAACTATTATGGTGAGTTATAAAAGGTCTGGCAGCAGCACCACCAGGGATAGGTTGTAAAATAGGAGTTTCAACTTCAAAATATCCAGCATCATTAAAAAAGCTTCTCATAGCGTTAAATAATTTTGTACGCTTAACAAATACTTCTTTTACATGTGGATTTACAGCTAAATCTGCATAACGTTGTCTGTAACGCATTTCTGGATCTACAAAGGCATCATGTTGGTTACCATCTGCATCAACTTTTGGTAATGGTAATGGTTTTAAAGCTTTACTTAATAAAGTAAAATCTTTAACTAATACTGTTTTTTCTCCAACTTTAGTAGTAAACAATTCACCTTCAATACCAATAAAATCTCCAATATCTAAAAGTTTTTTATAGACATTGTTGTATTTACTTTTATCATCACCAGCACAAATTTCGTCTCTATTAAAATAAACTTGTATGCGGCCTTCGCTATCTTGAAGCTCTGCAAAACTAGCATTACCTTGAATACGACGAGACATTAAGCGTCCAGCAATAACAACTTGTGTTCCTTCTTTAAATTCCTGTTTAATTTTTTTAGTAGTTATAGATACAGGAAATAAATCGGCTGGATATGGATTAATATCCATATTACGAAGCTTGTTTAGCTTTTCTCTTCGTACGAGCTCTTGCTCAGATAATTGTGACATAATATAATAGTGTTTAAGCCTGCAAAGATAATGGCTTTGTAACAAAACGCAATAGCTTACGTCTTATAAATAAATCATCAATCAATACTGAAACTTTTTCGGTATAAAAATTAAATCAAATTATGAGTATTTGGAGAGTAATTCTTTCTGTTATTTGTCCGCCTTTAGCCGTTATAGATAAAGGTTGTGGCTCAATTATTATTACATTTTTATTATGGCTTTGTGGTTGGGTTCCAGGCGTTATAGCTGCCCTAGTAATTTTAAATAATCCTGAAAGATAAATTGTATCTTTGCAGTATAACTTAATCGCTTTATTTATATGAAAAAAATTACTTTACTTTTCGCATGTCTTTCGGTTTTATTTTTAACTAGTTGTAATTTTACAGAAGAAATTACTTTTAATGAAGATGGCTCTGGAGAATTTATTATGAATTATGACATGTCTCAAGTAATGGAGTCTTTAAAAGAAATGGGCATGGATGATAGTGCTAAAAAAGAAGACAATACTAAAAAGAAGAAAAAACCTATTGATAGTGTTTTCTATTTTAAAGATATGTTAGTAGAAAAAGCAGATAGTATAGCAAAACTATCACCAGAAAAGCAAGAGGAAATAAAAGCAATGAAAGATGTTGTTA from Lacinutrix sp. 5H-3-7-4 includes the following:
- a CDS encoding DUF5522 domain-containing protein, translated to MKKYIPLEDGDYYLTPEGYRCFTEQYHLKRGYCCESGCRHCPYGYNKNTNSTNKKS
- a CDS encoding 1-aminocyclopropane-1-carboxylate deaminase/D-cysteine desulfhydrase, with product MIFDLENVLNKKIITKNALNVEVHLKREDTIHPIISGNKYRKLKYNLKEAKQQNKNTVVTFGGAYSNHIAAVAAAGKVYGFKTIGVIRGEEIKDKLERNATLKYAKSCGMTFKFISRLEFRNKNEFYFIENLKNEFGDFYNIPEGGTNALAIKGCEEILTQDDFKFNYVCTSVGTGGTVAGIINSTKPNQQVLGFSALKGDFLREDISKFAKQDNWKLITNYHFGGYAKINEELITFINTFKAINNIQLDPIYTGKMLFGIQDLIEKKYFPEGSKILAIHTGGLQGIQGMNERLKQKGLPIIK
- a CDS encoding glucosaminidase domain-containing protein — translated: MKKIILLLCLSLFIASCGSKKRVVTSKSKTKKERVVKKPRKRKEVKVTSEPAPKPVVIEDTPEVYNSPTEEYIAIYSDIAKDEMKSYGIPASITLAQGILESGSGKGRLSTEANNHFGIKCHSGWTGGKIYHDDDASQECFRKYKNSKYSFRDHSLFLKERKRYSDLFNLQKDDYEGWAKGLRKAGYATDRKYPQKLISLIERYQLYRFDNEVLGKDNGVNEKHIVVAGDTLYSLAKKYNLTVETLKSLNGLENNSLFVGQILYVKPLPKD
- a CDS encoding YqaE/Pmp3 family membrane protein, which gives rise to MSIWRVILSVICPPLAVIDKGCGSIIITFLLWLCGWVPGVIAALVILNNPER
- a CDS encoding DUF4136 domain-containing protein; its protein translation is MKLLKTLPILLLLVVVSSCTSVRVASDYDKNADFDSYKTFAFFKTGIDKAEISDLDKRRILRAIEAEMIAKGFTKSENPDLLVSIFTKSREQVNVYNNGFGPYGYGWGWSPWYWNNGFNRTSVSTSTQGSLYIDLIDASKKELIWQGKGQGYLTNSSNIDKKEARIKEFVAKIMTKYPPETNK
- the lysS gene encoding lysine--tRNA ligase, with translation MSQLSEQELVRREKLNKLRNMDINPYPADLFPVSITTKKIKQEFKEGTQVVIAGRLMSRRIQGNASFAELQDSEGRIQVYFNRDEICAGDDKSKYNNVYKKLLDIGDFIGIEGELFTTKVGEKTVLVKDFTLLSKALKPLPLPKVDADGNQHDAFVDPEMRYRQRYADLAVNPHVKEVFVKRTKLFNAMRSFFNDAGYFEVETPILQPIPGGAAARPFITHHNSLDIPLYMRIANELYLKRLIVGGFDGVYEFSKNFRNEGMDRTHNPEFTAMEIYVAYKDYNWMMDFCEKLLEHCAIAVNGTSEATFGEHKVNFKAPYKRITMADSIKEFTGFDITGKTEDEIRTAAKDMGIAVDATMGKGKLIDEIFGEKCEGNYIQPTFITDYPKEMSPLCKEHRDNPELTERFELMVCGKEIANAYSELNDPIDQRERFEHQLKLAQKGDDEATEFIDHDFLRALEYGMPPTSGMGIGMDRLIMFLTNNQSIQEVLFFPQMRPEKKAIPMSEEEKTVFEILKKNTPIDLNELKSQSGLSNKKWDKTIKGLTKLGVAKVNKTDDGLFVEIV
- the hemL gene encoding glutamate-1-semialdehyde 2,1-aminomutase, which codes for MIYKRSSSLFLEAEKVIPGGVNSPVRAFKAVGGTPIFVEKAKGAYLYDEDGNQLIDYINSWGPMILGHAFKPVVDAVIEKAKKGTSFGMPTEIETKIAELAVSMVPNIDKIRFVNSGTEACMSAVRLARGFTNKDKIIKFAGCYHGHSDSFLIQAGSGAVTFGSPNSPGVTKGTAKDTLLAKYNDLDNVKALIEANKNEIACIIIEPVAGNMGCIPPKKGFLEGLRTLCDANDILLIFDEVMTGFRLAKGGAQELYNIKADIVCFGKVIGGGLPVGAFAARNEIMNYLAPLGPVYQAGTLSGNPLAMAAGLAMLTTLNTDTEVFNRLAQKTEYLHKGIAKVLNKLNITHTINRVGSMISVHFSETEVVDFDTAAKGNNNTFKNFFHGMLNNGVYIAPSAFETWFITDALTYEDLDNTILACENVFK
- a CDS encoding urocanate hydratase, encoding MNSTFKTQILEGIPEQLPAFKPYEKDINHAPKRKAILTKEEEILALRNALRYFDKKHHKTLIKEFKNELDNYGRIYMYRLRPDYKMYARPIEEYPAKSKQAAAIMLMIQNNLDYAVAQHPHELITYGGNGGVFSNWAQYRLTMKYLAEMNDEQTLVMYSGHPMGLFPSHNNAPRVVVTNGMMIPNYSQPDDWEKFNALGVTQYGQMTAGSYMYIGPQGIVHGTTITVLNGFRKIKKEPKGNLFVTSGLGGMSGAQPKAGNIAGCITVCAEVNPKITQVRLDQGWINEKITNLDELVTRVNKAKANKETISIAYLGNIVDVWEKFDEENIHIDLGSDQTSLHNPWAGGYYPVGLSFEEANDMMANNPEAFKAEVQKTLRRHAKAINKHTAKGTYFFDYGNAFLLEASRAGADIMADNGVDFKYPSYVQDIMGPMCFDYGFGPFRWVCASGKPEDLAKTDAIACAILEEIKQNSPEEIQQQMADNIQWIKGAQENKLVVGSQARILYADAEGRAKIAEAFNQAIAKGEIGTVILGRDHHDVSGTDSPYRETSNIYDGSRFTADMAIQNVIGDSFRGATWVSIHNGGGVGWGEVINGGFGMVLDGSKEASTRLKSMLFWDVNNGISRRSWARNEGAIFAIKRAMDSEPNLKVTLPNNVDDAIIDSL